A window from Primulina eburnea isolate SZY01 chromosome 2, ASM2296580v1, whole genome shotgun sequence encodes these proteins:
- the LOC140823464 gene encoding protoporphyrinogen oxidase, mitochondrial-like — translation MNKILEFDAQYHALRPRRRLDKSLTHQLSLPQLRVGRILAMNSATKEDKRSFSGKRVAVIGAGVSGLSAAYKLKLQGLNVTVFEADGRAGGMLKSVSHDGLIWDEGANTMTESEAAVGFLLDNLGLREKQQFPISQHKRYIAKNGTPVMLPSNPIELIGSNFLSSRSKLQLLLEPFLWKKNTLSKGLDTQESVGSFSQRHFGKEVVDYLIDPFVAGTSGGDPESLSMRHVFPELWNLEKRFGSIIAGALQSKLSAKKDTSGGMKNSSAKKNKRGSFSFLGGMQTLTDALCNVLDKEELKLKSKVLELSSSCNENSPLDNWSVSYESEGKKLNDEKSFDAVVVTAPLSVVKHMNINIRGSPFPLDFVPEVSYIPISVIITTFKREYVKRPLEGFGVLVPSKEQENGLKTLGTLFSSMMFPDRAPSDVHLYTTFVGGSRNRELAKASRDELKQIVTSDLKQLLGAEGEPTFLNHYYWSRGFPLYGHDYNSVIETIGKMEKDLPGFFYAGNHKGGLSVGKAISSGCHAADLVISYLEALSNA, via the exons ATGAACAAGATTCTTGAATTTGACGCACAATACCATGCGCTAAGACCCCGGAGAAGACTGGATAAATCTCTAACCCATCAACTTTCGTTGCCACAACTTCGAGTTGGAAGAATACTGGCGATGAATTCTGCGACCAAAGAAGATAAGAGAA GTTTTTCGGGTAAACGTGTTGCTGTGATTGGCGCTGGTGTTAG TGGGTTATCTGCGGCATACAAGTTGAAATTACAAGGTTTAAATGTCACGGTATTTGAAGCTGATGGGAGAGCTGGAGGAATGTTGAAAAGCGTTTCCCATGATGGTCTGATATGGGACGAGGGTGCAAATACCATG ACTGAGAGTGAGGCAGCTGTTGGCTTTTTGCTGGATAATCTCGGACTCAGAGAGAAGCAACAATTT CCAATTTCACAGCACAAGCGCTATATAGCTAAAAATGGGACCCCTGTAATG TTACCATCGAATCCCATAGAATTGATCGGGAGCAATTTTCTTTCATCAAGATCAAAG CTTCAACTATTATTGGAGCCATTTTTATGGAAGAAAAATACTCTCTCTAAAGGGCTTGACACACAGGAAAG TGTTGGCTCCTTCTCCCAACGTCATTTTGGGAAAGAG GTTGTCGACTATCTCATCGATCCTTTCGTTGCGGGGACAAGCGGAGGTGACCCTGAATCCCTTTCT ATGCGCCATGTATTTCCAGAGTTATGGAACCTTGAGAAGAG GTTTGGCTCCATTATAGCCGGTGCTCTCCAGTCGAAGTTATCTGCCAAAAAGGATACTTCTGGCGGAATGAAGAACTCATCAGCAAAAAAAAATAAGCGTGGGTCTTTCTCATTTTTGGGTGGAATGCAG ACACTCACTGACGCACTGTGCAATGTTCTTGATAAAGAGGAACTAAAACTCAAATCTAAGGTGCTGGAATTATCCAGTAGCTGCAACGAGAACTCTCCACTTGATAACTGGTCAGTTTCTTATGAGTCAGAAGGCAAGAAGCTTAATGATGAGAAGTCTTTTGACGCAGTGGTAGTTACA GCTCCGCTCTCTGTTGTTAAGCACATGAATATTAACATAAGAGGAAGCCCTTTTCCATTAGACTTTGTTCCTGAG GTCAGTTATATACCAATATCTGTTATAATTACCACATTTAAGAGAGAGTATGTCAAGCGGCCCCTTGAAGGTTTTGGAGTTCTCGTACCTTCCAAAGAGCAAGAAAATGGCTTGAAGACACTTG GGACCCTTTTCTCTTCTATGATGTTTCCAGATCGTGCACCCAGTGATGTTCATCTCTACACCACATTTGTTGGGGGGAGCCGAAACAGAGAGCTTGCAAAGGCATCAAG GGATGAACTGAAGCAGATAGTGACTTCTGATCTCAAACAATTGTTGGGTGCTGAGGGAGAACCCACTTTTCTGAA TCACTATTATTGGAGCAGAGGATTTCCTTTATATGGGCACGATTATAACTCGGTCATCGAAACTATCGGGAAGATGGAAAAAGACCTTCCAGGATTTTTTTATGCTG
- the LOC140823465 gene encoding ankyrin repeat domain-containing protein SAT10-like, protein MVLRHGGGGGGGFLTGKQVVPLDNQVEVSQRLLEAALCDDLKSVIECLGDPFVDVNYVGAVCSRIRKTEIVLLEESPCEVRVDYDEFRTDVTPLFVAVSNGNLDLVKNLLSAGADLNLKLFRGFATTAAVREGRFEILEILLKAGASQPACEEALLEASNHGRSKSVKLLMGSDLIRPHIAVHALVTACCRGFVDVVKAFMECGVDVNATDRMLLQSCKPCLYANADCTALVAAVVSRQISVVSLLLEAGARTDVKVQLGAWSWDTASGEELRVGAGLAEPYPISWCAVEYFEATGSILQMLLHHLSPNSHQLGRTLLHHAILCGNGGAVKALIKCGAHIETPVETTQKSKFRPLHMAARLGFPIILKTLIDSGCNINSRTESGETAVLISVKYKQEDCLKILAKAGADFGLVNTAGQTVVSIARANRWHIEFQQIMLNVFRSGHVPISSNTSAFSPFLFVVRSGDILGLKSLIGKKGFDLDEQDALGFSAVMIAAMEGHIDVFSQLVYAGADVKLCNKSGETAITLSQLSQNKDMFEKIMLDFALEKGNHNSGGFYALHCAARYGDLDAVKLLISKGYEINASDGDDYTPLMLAAREGNGEMCQLLISNGAHCDAKNAKGETALSLARKYGGLQNDAKHIILNALARKLVLCGATVLKHTKGGKGSPHTKVIKMVGSSGVLRWGNSSCRNVICRKAEVGSSISFQRSRRTKGDGSKPGIFYVITSKNKEFHFVCDGGEETAELWVRGIRLVTRETIFGSLED, encoded by the exons ATGGTATTGAGGCATGGCGGCGGCGGAGGAGGAGGCTTTCTGACGGGGAAGCAGGTGGTTCCCCTGGATAACCAGGTCGAGGTCTCGCAGCGGCTTCTCGAAGCTGCGTTGTGTGACGATCTGAAATCGGTGATCGAATGCCTGGGAGATCCGTTCGTCGATGTCAACTACGTAGGTGCTGTGTGCTCGAGGATCCGGAAAACCGAGATTGTTTTGCTCGAGGAGTCACCGTGCGAGGTGCGCGTCGATTACGATGAGTTCCGGACTGACGTTACGCCGTTGTTCGTTGCTGTTAGTAATGGAAATCTTGATCTCGTTAAGAACTTACTG AGTGCAGGAGCTGATTTGAATCTGAAACTATTTAGGGGCTTTGCGACCACAGCAGCCGTAAGAGAAGGCCGCTTTGAGATCCTTGAAATTTTACTCAAGGCTGGGGCATCTCAACCAGCATGTGAGGAAGCATTATTAGAAGCCAGCAATCATGGGCGTTCGAAATCAGTGAAGCTTCTTATGGGTTCTGATCTTATACGGCCTCATATTGCCGTTCATGCTCTTGTGACAGCATGCTGTAGAGGTTTTGTGGATGTGGTGAAAGCTTTCATGGAG TGTGGAGTGGATGTGAATGCAACTGACCGCATGTTGCTTCAATCATGCAAGCCTTGTCTATATGCAAACGCTGACTGTACTGCGCTTGTAGCTGCTGTGGTCAGTAGGCAGATCTCAGTTGTTAGCCTACTGCTGGAA GCTGGAGCCAGAACTGATGTTAAAGTGCAGCTTGGTGCATGGTCTTGGGATACAGCTTCAGGTGAGGAACTTCGAGTGGGTGCAGGACTGGCAGAGCCTTACCCCATTTCCTGGTGTGCCGTAGAATATTTCGAGGCAACAGGTTCTATCTTGCAGATGCTTCTCCATCACCTCTCCCCAAACTCCCATCAACTTGGAAGAACACTTCTCCACCATGCAATTCTATGTGGCAATGGCGGTGCTGTGAAAGCGCTTATAAAATGTGGTGCTCACATAGAAACCCCAGTTGAGACCACTCAAAAATCGAAGTTTAGGCCATTACATATGGCGGCTCGTCTTGGGTTTCCAATTATTCTTAAAACTTTAATAGATTCTGGTTGTAATATCAACTCGAGAACAGAATCCGGTGAAACAGCGGTTTTAATCAGTGTCAAGTACAAGCAGGAAGATTGCCTTAAAATATTAGCAAAAGCAGGTGCAGACTTTGGTTTGGTTAACACAGCAGGCCAAACTGTGGTTTCTATTGCAAGGGCTAATCGGTGGCATATAGAGTTTCAGCAGATAATGCTGAATGTATTCCGAAGTGGTCATGTGCCCATATCTTCCAACACATCCGCATTTTCACCTTTTCTATTTGTAGTGCGATCAGGAGATATTCTAGGTTTAAAATCTCTTATTGGAAAAAAAGGTTTTGATCTTGATGAACAGGATGCTCTCGGTTTCTCAGCGGTCATGATCGCTGCCATGGAAGGCCACATTGATGTCTTTAGTCAACTTGTATATGCTGGGGCTGATGTGAAGTTGTGCAATAAATCTGGCGAGACTGCTATCACTTTGTCTCAACTGAGTCAAAATAAAGATATGTTTGAAAAAATAATGCTTGATTTTGCCCTTGAGAAGGGAAACCACAATTCTGGAGGATTTTATGCGTTACATTGCGCTGCCCGATATGGAGACTTGGATGCGGTGAAGTTACTGATAAGCAAGGGTTATGAAATCAATGCCTCGGATGGGGATGACTACACGCCACTGATGCTGGCAGCAAGGGAAGGCAATGGTGAGATGTGCCAACTCTTGATCTCCAATGGAGCACATTGTGATGCGAAAAATGCTAAGGGTGAAACTGCGTTATCACTTGCTAGAAAATATGGGGGGCTGCAAAATGATGCCAAACACATTATACTAAATGCACTTGCACGCAAGCTGGTATTATGCGGTGCTACGGTACTAAAGCACACAAAGGGAGGGAAAGGATCTCCGCACACAAAGGTCATTAAAATGGTAGGATCTAGCGGAGTACTTCGATGGGGAAATTCGAGCTGTCGAAATGTCATATGCCGAAAAGCTGAAGTAGGCTCTAGCATAAGTTTCCAGAGAAGCAGACGAACAAAAGGCGATGGTAGTAAGCCTGGAATTTTCTATGTGATCACTTCAAAGAACAAGGAATTCCATTTTGTGTGTGACGGAGGAGAGGAAACAGCAGAGTTATGGGTGCGTGGTATAAGGCTTGTAACAAGAGAGACCATTTTTGGCAGTTTAGAGGACTAG
- the LOC140823466 gene encoding uncharacterized protein translates to MAISLRRALISSRNFVHTLRASSIRFNHQFSSIISSHPNSSHHFDAHTFSNSPSTNFHQFDARRSFAKGRKQQIEEEEETEEEGEEEEYDDEDDEGRSDHGNVGASAKVAAASQMDAAVDALSRELTKLRTGRASEGMLDHIMVEYYGVKTPINRMAAISVSDPKTLRVTPFDPSTLKELEKAIISSPLGLNPRSDDQQLIIPIPSLTKEHTQAIIKVVAKSSEDVKQSIRRSRQKALDSIKKVAPKKKDKDKAGSSLSEDEVKRMEKEIDDLTKKYIKKAEDMCKNKEKEIKVG, encoded by the exons ATGGCGATTTCACTGAGAAGAGCCCTAATTTCTTCTCGAAACTTTGTACACACACTTCGAGCTTCATCTATCCGTTTCAATCACCAATTTTCCAGCATCATTTCATCTCATCCTAATTCTTCCCATCACTTTGATGCTCACACCTTCTCAAACTCTCCATCCACAAATTTTCATCAATTTGACGCTCGCCGAAGTTTTGCCAAAGGAAGGAAACAACAAATCG AGGAAGAGGAAGAGACTGAGGAAGAGGGAGAAGAAGAGGAGTATGatgatgaagatgatgaagGTAGGTCGGATCATGGGAATGTAGGGGCTAGCGCTAAGGTTGCTGCTGCCTCGCAAATGGATGCTGCCGTTGATGCACTTTCCCGGGAGTTGACCAAGTTGCGAACTGGAAGGGCATCAGAAG GGATGCTTGACCACATCATGGTAGAATATTATGGTGTTAAGACACCCATCAACAGGATGGCAGCTATCTCAGTATCAGACCCAAAAACTCTAAGAGTTACTCCATTTGATCCAAGC ACCTTGAAAGAGTTGGAGAAAGCCATAATTTCGTCGCCCTTGGGTCTAAATCCTCGGTCCGATGACCAACAGCTGATTATACCGATACCATC ATTGACTAAAGAACACACTCAA GCTATAATTAAAGTGGTTGCGAAATCATCTGAAGATGTGAAGCAAAGCATTAGAAGATCACGCCAAAAG GCATTGGACAGTATTAAAAAAGTAGCACCCAAGAAGAAGGATAAAGATAAAGCAGGATCAAGTTTGTCAGAGGATGAAGTTAAACGAATGGAGAAAGAA ATAGATGATTTGACAAAGAAGTACATAAAGAAGGCTGAAGATATGTGCAAGAATAAGGAAAAGGAAATTAAAGTAGGCTGA
- the LOC140823467 gene encoding uncharacterized protein, whose amino-acid sequence MRGFEAKASKSREDGGQYSVMNWVMLRFRPIAPKPVAGDQLISGGAVDPSRRNDSAKTAGRTKRRYVRVRGRQNKQPVTRKFSDGEKSGVEDESQEKDKVTLQLLPAPERSEDDNSFGIISFQKNQENTSIFMYGDSDPSSKLCNSIINHNAVDSGTVTSDRSGSVAETWIIVERVTDAYADSSAGVGLGFSDWEKINNLEMDTCPGFVSDCTNKVVWVNEACRKMIQDGEEDATVAHKVRLAVKEKLPHYWPSFACRVRLMQQKPKRSTTVACDVWRMENAGFAWKLDVTTALGLTTFR is encoded by the coding sequence ATGCGTGGTTTTGAGGCAAAAGCTTCGAAATCGAGGGAGGATGGTGGTCAGTACTCGGTGATGAACTGGGTAATGCTGAGGTTTCGGCCCATTGCTCCCAAGCCAGTAGCCGGAGATCAGTTGATCTCCGGCGGCGCCGTGGATCCGAGCAGGAGAAACGATTCCGCCAAAACCGCTGGACGAACTAAGAGAAGGTACGTTAGAGTTCGTGGCAGGCAAAACAAACAACCGGTGACAAGAAAATTCAGCGACGGAGAAAAATCAGGGGTCGAAGATGAATCCCAGGAAAAAGATAAGGTGACCCTCCAACTGCTGCCGGCGCCCGAGAGATCAGAAGACGATAATTCTTTCGGTATCATAAGCtttcaaaaaaatcaagaaaatacaTCGATATTCATGTATGGTGATTCGGATCCGTCGTCTAAGTTATGTAACAGCATCATAAATCACAACGCGGTCGATTCCGGCACCGTAACATCCGACCGATCCGGCTCTGTGGCTGAGACGTGGATAATCGTAGAGCGAGTGACGGATGCGTACGCAGATAGTTCCGCGGGAGTAGGTTTAGGGTTTTCGGACTGGGAAAAGATCAATAATCTGGAGATGGACACGTGTCCCGGGTTCGTTTCGGACTGTACAAACAAGGTGGTCTGGGTGAATGAAGCCTGCAGAAAGATGATCCAGGACGGCGAAGAAGACGCGACAGTGGCTCACAAGGTGAGGCTGGCGGTGAAGGAGAAGCTGCCCCATTACTGGCCATCGTTTGCATGCCGGGTCCGGTTGATGCAGCAAAAACCCAAGAGGTCGACGACAGTGGCATGCGACGTGTGGAGAATGGAAAACGCAGGGTTTGCATGGAAACTGGATGTAACCACTGCGCTCGGTTTAACAACTTTCCGATGA
- the LOC140823468 gene encoding thymidylate kinase yields the protein MQHTCHFTVFKALKFSTIAAVRSPSPRINYKFPLKCSLRRIHMENKHKSDSRGTLIVLEGLDRCGKTSQCGRLLSYLQELGHSVESWRFPDRDTGVGQMISSYLANKSHLDDRAIHLLFSANRWEKRSLMESKLRSGTTLVVDRYSFSGVAFSSAKGLDMEWCKAPEAGLLAPDLVVYLDISPENAAKRGGYGGEKYEQLEFQKRVAQSYQTLRDATWKVIDATLPIEEVEKQLRQMAMESVTVCQEGKPLLELWAY from the exons ATGCAACATACCTGCCATTTCACCGTTTTTAAGGCTTT AAAATTTTCAACGATAGCAGCGGTACGATCACCAAGTCCTCGGATAAATTATAAGTTTCCATTGAAGTGCTCTTTGAGAAGAATTCATATGGAAAACAAACACAAAAGTGATTCCAGGGGCACATTAATTGTTCTAGAAGGATTGGATCGTTGCGGCAAGACATCTCAATGTGGTAGATTGCTTTCCTACCTACAAGAGTTAGGTCATTCAGTTGAGTCATGGAGATTCCCTGATAGAGATACTGGTGTTGGACAGATGATTTCTTCCTATCTTGCCAACAAATCTCATCTGGATGATCGTGCCATCCATCTCCTCTTCAGTGCGAATCGCTGGGAGAAGAG ATCATTAATGGAGTCTAAACTGAGAAGTGGAACCACACTTGTAGTTGACCGTTATTCTTTTTCTGGAGTTGCTTTCTCATCTGCCAAAGGACTTGATATGGAGTGGTGTAAG GCTCCAGAGGCAGGATTGCTGGCCCCAGATCTAGTGGTATACCTTGACATATCACCAGAG AATGCAGCCAAGAGAGGAGGTTATGGAGGTGAGAAATATGAGCAGCTTGAATTTCAAAAACGAGTAGCTCAATCATATCAAACACTTCGGGATGCCACGTGGAAG GTTATAGATGCAACCCTTCCCATTGAAGAGGTTGAGAAACAGCTGAGGCAAATGGCTATGGAATCTGTGACTGTTTGCCAAGAAGGGAAGCCTCTTTTGGAGCTGTGGGCATACTAG
- the LOC140824764 gene encoding lysine histidine transporter 1-like yields MGTEAPADQHQNYTQVDNRTQEERAIDAWLPITSSRNAKWWYSAFHNVTAIVGAGVLGLPYAMSNLGWGPGVTVLVTSWIVTLYTLWQMVEMHEMVPGKRFDRYHELGQHAFGEKLGLWIVVPQQLIVEVGVDIVYMVTGGKSLKKFHDLVCQDCKDIKLTYFIMIFASAHFVLSHFPNFNSICGVSLAATVMSLSYSTIAWGAAVDKGVQPDVQYGYKAKSAAGAILNFFAALGNVAFAYAGHNVVLEIQASIPSTPEKPSKKPMWRGVLVAYIIVALCYFPVALIGYWMYGNAVEDNILISLNKPVGLIAMANMFVVVHVRGSYQVYAMPVFDMIETALVKKLRFRPTWYLRFITRNIYVALTMFVGITFPSFGGLLSFFGGFAFAPTTYFLPCIIWLAICKPRKFSLSWFTNWICIVLGVILMVVAPIGGLRQIIIQAKTYKFYS; encoded by the exons ATGGGAACCGAAGCTCCTGCTGATCAACACCAAAACTACACACAGGTGGACAATAGAACTCAAGAAGAGAGGGCAATAGATGCATGGCTTCCGATCACCTCTTCAAGAAACGCAAAATGGTGGTACTCCGCCTTCCACAATGTCACCGCCATCGTCGGAGCCGGAGTCCTCGGTCTACCTTACGCCATGTCCAATCTAGGATG GGGTCCTGGAGTAACAGTACTGGTGACATCTTGGATAGTCACTCTGTACACTTTGTGGCAAATGGTTGAAATGCATGAAATGGTCCCGGGGAAACGTTTCGACAGATACCATGAACTGGGACAGCATGCTTTCGGCGAGAAGCTTGGTCTGTGGATTGTGGTTCCTCAACAGTTGATTGTTGAGGTTGGAGTGGACATAGTTTACATGGTTACTGGAGGAAAATCACTGAAGAAATTTCATGATTTGGTCTGCCAAGATTGCAAAGATATCAAGCTTACATACTTTATCATGATCTTCGCCTCTGCCCACTTTGTGCTCTCCCACTTTCCAAATTTCAATTCGATCTGCGGTGTTTCTCTGGCAGCAACAGtcatgtccttgag TTACTCTACGATTGCTTGGGGGGCTGCGGTTGACAAGGGTGTGCAACCTGACGTGCAATATGGCTATAAAGCTAAGTCAGCAGCCGGTGCAATCTTGAACTTTTTCGCTGCCTTGGGCAACGTAGCTTTCGCCTATGCGGGTCACAATGTTGTGTTGGAAATTCAGGCCAGCATTCCTTCGACACCTGAGAAGCCTTCGAAGAAACCTATGTGGAGGGGAGTGCTCGTTGCTTACATTATTGTCGCCCTTTGCTATTTCCCCGTCGCGCTTATTGGATATTGGATGTATGGCAACGCGGTAGAGGACAATATCCTGATCTCTTTGAATAAACCTGTGGGGCTCATTGCCATGGCCAACATGTTTGTTGTGGTACATGTTAGAGGGAGCTACCAG GTCTATGCGATGCCAGTTTTCGACATGATAGAGACCGCCCTAGTAAAGAAGCTAAGATTCAGGCCAACGTGGTACTTGCGTTTCATTACAAGAAACATATACGTCG CACTCACAATGTTCGTTGGCATCACCTTCCCATCCTTTGGTGGGCTTCTTTCATTCTTCGGAGGCTTCGCTTTCGCACCGACCACATACTTT CTCCCCTGCATCATTTGGCTAGCAATTTGCAAGCCAAGGAAGTTCAGCCTCTCCTGGTTTACTAATTGG ATTTGCATAGTTCTTGGTGTTATTTTGATGGTCGTGGCGCCAATCGGAGGACTGAGGCAGATCATTATCCAAGCAAAGACGTACAAATTCTACTCATAA